Part of the Antechinus flavipes isolate AdamAnt ecotype Samford, QLD, Australia chromosome 2, AdamAnt_v2, whole genome shotgun sequence genome is shown below.
TGATATTCCCCTAGTTAAGAACTCctaacttagctcttctcagcaatatagtgactCAAGACAATTTCCagagatttgggatggaaaatgtcattctcAACtaaagagagaaccatggaaattgaatgtgagCCGAAGCATAGTATTCTCTTTTTGTggtttctgtttgcttttttctttctcatggcttttccttttttgttctaatttttctttcacaacatgattaatatggaaatgtgtttaaaatgattgtacatgtataacctatatcatattgcttgctgtcttgtggggaaaagggggaaatgaaagaagaaagaaaattggaactcaaaatcctttaaaagtgaatttgaaaactatcttcacatgtaattagaaaaaataaaatatgattaagtgagaaaaaatgtaactgataaagattttttaaaaattaaatgcagtccttttaaaaaatgctgccgaaagaaagaactatggagactgaatgtgaatcaaagcatagtattttcaccttttattgttgATTGGTTgcttctttctcatgtttttctccccttttgatctggtttttcttgcacagcatgatgaatatggaaatatgtttagaagaattgcatgtttaacctatattggattgcttgctatctgggggttaggagggaagggagaaaaatttggaacacaaggctttgcaaaggtgaatgttaaaaactatctttacatttatttgggaggaaatactattaattttttaaatgctggagaaataaatataagttctttgctaaaataaaataaaatagagtgccattaaaaaaaaaaaaaaagaatcagcgTATCCAAGAGAATGGAGACAATTCTGCTTGGGTATGAGTTGGATCTAACTGTATTGGATCAGAGcttcttatctattttttgtgTTCTAGCCCCCTCAATAATCTGGTGAAAAGACTTCtcagaatcacatttttaaatgtataaaataaaatacagatgattacaaataaaatcaattatgtagaaatataactatcaaaaattatttaagtTCATGGGCCTCATCCATGGACTAGACAATCGTAGGTCTAGAGGTAGATAGACTCATAGAGGCCACTgaatttctcccctcccccctactcccttcaatttaaaaatgaaaaaacagactCACAGAGtctcagtgacttgcccagaatcatgtaGTTCCTAAGTGTCTaaggtaggattcaaatccaggtcttcttggtCTTACACAGAATAAGCCTTGGGCAGAACAGGGGCTTAATAAGAATGCcttcttcattcattccttcatcatTTCAGGACCTTTCTTCCAGTTTAGAGATTTCATTCATCTATGACTAAAATATAGACCCAAAAGTCCCAGCAGCTTACctattaaattcagaataatcattcctgattctgtttatcAAGTTACCTATTTCAACACACTCTCATTGACCCTGTTCACTGGTCATATGATCTCTgataagtcattttatctctcttaGCTCTAAAATGGATTCCCATGATCCCACTTTACAATTTTGCACTGCAGGTGAAGCACTGGAAGTGTCACCTTTTTGTCAGCTGAAAGTTCCAAAAACATACCAGTTTCCACAACCCCCTCTAGGTCTCACCTTAGAGTCAATCTTGCTGATGGCCAGCTGAGTAATGGACCCAGGACCTGATGTCAAACAttgtttttgccatttattaaggtgtgaacttggacaagccAATTCCctcctttgtgcctcagttttctcatctctcaaATGATTAGATGATCTAATGGTTCTCTTTCAGCCCTAAATCAATGATCCCATGAAAAATGAAAGcattccttgggaaaaaaaatagggaatggagttggaatggggagaaaaagcaaaggaatgaGAGGAATAACAAATTGTATTTAAGGGAGAGAGAGCTAGAAAAGCAAGGATTTCTGGTCAAGCATCGGGAAAGAAAAGGTCTTGTTGGGATATTATACTTGAGAGTTCTAATATGACTGGAGTTGGAGGACACCAGTTCCAAAATTTTGCCCAGGGCCAGACTCACAACTAGGATAGGGCAGTCAGTGCTTTGTCCCAGGATGCTAAATGTAAAgaaccaaaaataaatgaataaataaatgatgcaTTCAGAGTTATTCATTTGGAGGACTCTGACATTACTTGCAGTCTTTCAGTTGCGCAGAAAGAACAGAGTTCAACCTCTGATTAGGTAGAAtcattagttaaaataggaaactaCCAGATGAAGGGCTGGGGTGAGCTCCTCTCTCAACTATTCTACCTTATTCAACGCCCAGTCCTCTTCCAGGCAGTCTTGACAAAGTGTCCTAGGAttgctttcttctctccccatcaTAAGATGTATCCTGCCCTCTCACCCCAAACGAGGATGATCTTGGGCCAAATGGCCCTTCTACTAATGGAAGGCTTGAGGGCCTGCAGGGCCAGGAAtcagggaaaaggagggaagcaGGGGTGGAGCTTGCAAGAAAGAGTTGCCTGAACTATTTGAAAGCTATTTTTCAGGGCGGCCACTCGGGCTGACCCAATTAGAAGGAGAATTTGTCTTTTCGGCAGCTCAATGGAGCTTCATTTGTTAGACACCTTGCTTCCAGGCCCTGGCAGAGTGAGATTTTATTTATCACCCCGTCCCTCCCGCCTTGTAAGCCTTGTAAGTTCTTTGTTATCTAATTGGGAGGTGCCCAGTTACCCCATAAGACCCCGGTAGCAGATGGAAAGCAGCTGAGGGctggcaaaaatgaaagtgggAGGGATCCAGGATGGAGTCTGAGTCCAAGGTGCCCCAGAGGAGATGACTGGGACCCTTTCAATGTCAATCTGACGGAGGTACCTCCCCCAACTTCTGCCTGGACCAATAACTGGGCCGTGTCTAGGGGCCCCAgatgtttattcatttataattagATAGAAGGAGAGgtgacattttttttcacttttgttccctctccccttcctccgaGCCCCAGTAGCAACAGTAACTGCTGAGAAGGCTGACACTGTTCCTCTCATTTGTTAGTGAGACGCAAGGGCCGCCGTGGAATAGAcaagaaataagggggaggggaaggaagggagagaaggtggaaaaattaaattttgcgTGATCAGCAAGGTTTTCAACAATCGCTCGCCAACTGAAGTGGGTGCCCCGTCCATAAGTCATTTTGTTTTATAGACCATTAGGATCTCCAGAGAGAGCCTGCATGGAGACCACTGCTTTTTGTTGGAATTAAAatgtcagagaaaaagaaatggaacaaagaCAGGGAATCCGCAATTAATTACCAGGCCATAAAAATTCAATAATCAGGAGGGAGAGAGGCTGTAGGCCCAGAGGTATCGGAGCCAGCCTAACAGGAATGGAATACATTAATCTTTTCAAATTAGTTTTTTAATCTGACGGGGATATATTGTGAcgtttccttccccctcccccccaagcccctctctccctccccccattaaCCACCCCATCACTGGCCAGAGGCAGGGCTTGATGGAGACCTGAGCAGCAGGAGAGATCAGCAATGGGAGGGGGCATTCCTTAGCCACTCTGGAACATATTCAGCTGCCTAGGGTCACATCCTGACCAACTCCGCCAGTAGGGAAGTGGGAGAGAGCACCCAGAACTCAGGGTGGGCAGTCCAATGTACTAGGCAGGTGTGTTCCCAAGACACAGAATTCCTTAGGACCTAACCTGTGAGCAAAGATGTATGCGTGAATCTGTGTATATGTGGTCTCTTTCTACTCAGGGATGGAggatgggaaagggagggggggagggtaGTAGTGGTGGAAGATGGTTGATAAACAATCTGGAGGATAATTAGATATTTTCCCAAGTTGGGttggagacagagggaaggaagaagaggggggaaCTAGTCACCTCTGGGAGAAAAAAGATGGGCTCAGAGGAATAAGGTTGGTCCACACCCCAGGACGTCAAAATTGGCAACTTATGCTTTCCAATGTGTGATAACCTGAAGAGTCCTTTGTTTTTCACTATATCGCCAGCCAGCTCTCCATTATCTGGTTTGTGAATTATCTGGGGTCTTTTGCTCTCCCATAAGGTTCCCCCCACTCCCCTTCTTAGCTTGAGCCCTTTCACAAAAGGGATAAGGATGACTTAAAGAAGATATGACAGGAAggagggataatttggaacagaaggctttgcaaggattaatttgaaaaattacccatgtatatatgttttgtaaataaaaagctttaattaaaaaaaataaataaagttatctgtccaagaaaaaaaaaaaagaagaagaagaaatgacaaatgtggtTGGTCTTGGAAGAGAGTTGAGACAAAATCTTTGGTGAAAAATGCAGGTTTTGGAGGATGGGGTTGGGGTGAGCTGGGGTGGGGAACAACACATACTTTCTAATCTCAGCAATGGCCAATGTGTTTTCCCTCATAGCCCCTTTAAGATGATAGAAAttgagctaaaagggaccttaaaggcaTTCTAGACCTACCcactcccatttttcagatgagaaaaatgaaacctaTGGAGGTGTATGTAGTGTGTTAGCTGAACATAGTTGGGTGGGAATGGACAGTGCATAAAATGGACTCCAAAGTAAGCATTCCCTTTACTTTCTGCCTCCCCTATCTAAAGTCGCACAGGTAAGAAACAATCCTAGCACCCTCAGCCACTGTTTGGGCACATGCATAAGCCCTAGGCTGGGAGTGAGTGTCTAATGACATCCTGGCATATTTGATCCCAGAGACCACACAGCATATCAAGCTGGAAGGCTGGCGCTCAAAACCCAGCTCTACAACTTAGGAATTGTGCGAGCTGTGAAGCCTTTCTCAGCTCCACtattctcctctgtaaaatggacagTTTGAATTAAATAGTGGCTTAGGGCCCTTTCAactctaattctactttttttcaaaaacagTATATCTACTGGGAAACTCCTAGCTCTGGCCAGAATTTTCCCTGGGATGCCTCTTCGCAACTGTTTACCTGTTACCTCAAAAAGGATGGATGTAGGGGGGAGCAATTTGGAAAACTTAAGGTGCTTCAGCATGGGAAGTAAGGGCTCCCAGAGTCCAGTGTTCTGTGCACAAACTGAGGAGTCATCTTTCTATGGGGGAACCTCCAACACTGGGAATGTTTGGCCTTTTAACTGGAGAGCCCGCTTTTCTGCCCCCATACACACCCCCTCCTGAAAGAACATTAGTAGATGATTATATTATTACTATGAAAATCCAATAATCTCAAGCAGCAAGGCAATTTGATGTTGTTTTAATGTTTTACTCAAATCTGGGAACCCCAGAACACATCATTAGtttcattctattaaaaattaatttcaaaggcAAAGTGAGTCTTGGCAGATACTGGGCCACCTGGGCCTGGCTCGCTGGTGGGGGCAACAGCAATGGTGACCTTTCTGGAGCGCACTGCCTAAACAGATGGTGAGGAAGGGAGCCAAAATGAAAAGGGGATGGGGGGCTCAGGGGATGAGTGCCCAGTGGCCAGTTCCGGTCATTCAGGGCCCTCCGAGGATCTGGTCTCCCATCCCTCTACCCATCCATACCTATCTTCTGGTGCTCCCCACAAAGACTGGATTGGGAATTTAAAATTTGGGCTCTTGGAGCAGCTCCCCATTTAATTCTTGATGCAACTATTAGGGAGCCACTTCCTCTCCCTCAGCCTCAAAATGAGGAATTGGGATGATCTTCAAGGTGTCTTCTCCCTCTAAGTCTGAGTCAAACCTCAATTTCAACCAAGTTTGTCTTTTTACCCAGCATGGACATGCACCTGTGGGACTTTGCTGCCTTGCTCTCACAACCTGTGGTTGAATATGGCCCCATCTCCTTCTCCACCTAACTCCTCTTCATTATTTTAAGGTCCAACTGAAGTCCCTCCTCCTACCTATAGGGATGGGCTAGAGCCAGCTCACACAAGCTCAGGAGAGCCAATAGTTAatttttcagtatgagcatttatacctcagaaattgccAAATCCTACAAagagtttgatttattattttgttgattgtctagaagGCAATGTTAATTGCTTGTTAATAAGGCAGCTTAAATTTCCATATGTgaggtgcattttttttttcttggagtcagttgttaaacactTACCAACACTCCTACCTACTCAAGCCcataattctttcccttcctggaATTCCTCTGGCACTTCCATTCCTAGGCAGACACTTTATATTCCCACATAGTAAGGATTACTCACAGTAGGTGTTCAATAAGTGCTCAATGTTGATGGTCAATAGACTTCCTCCCTTTTAATCGCTTTAAATATCACCCTTCAAGGCCTTCTTcaagtcccaccttctacaaaaagTCTCCATTCAGAGGCAGGGCATCCTATTTTTCCCTGAGCAAATCATGGAACTCTACGGAATggcaattttttcatctgtaaaatggaattaataatgcTTACTTCACCCATCCCACATGATGTTGTAAGGGAAGTACCACATAAATGTAGTTGTTGCTTAATATGATCATTCAGAATAATAATAAGCTTAGCTAGTTTGCATTTAGATAACATTGTAATATTTGAAAGAACTTTATTTTTGTCAATTAACCAACCTGAATTGTtaattcagttatgtctgactcctcatgaccccatttgggatttttttggcaaagacactagaatggtgtctccagttgattttacagatgaaaaaactgaagcccacagaatgaggtgacttgcccagggtgccacagttagtaagtatctaaggccagatatgaactcaggaagatgagtctttgaTCACCCCTCAAACTAAGAAGGCCAAGATTTGGCTTTCATTTCCCAATCTGCCAGTTACTTTGTATTGAGAATGTAGGCAAACCACAGGAGCTGTTCCTTCAACCACACCACCAAAAACCTTTACGTTTTACTCAactgtatgtattttgtatcaAATTCGATGTTTCGATATACAGAATGTGTCGATTACAGAATGTAAACCCCTTGAAGGTAGGAATTGTCTATAGAGCTTAGGGACTCCTCAGACAAATGattttaagtgcataaaacaAAGAAGtcatttgttgttttaaaaaagtaatttgttCCCCATCTACATTCTCAGAGGCCCTAAAATCTCCCTATATATTGGAAACCAGGCTAAGGACTTCTGGTGTATAGAGGGAAATGAGAATGTGATTGGAAGGGGGAGAAGCGTATGTGACACTTCCACAAGGAAGGAGTAAGGGTGGACAACAATaatgattataacaataacaaatagcCAATACTTAAGTAGTACCATTACATAACACTggtgttcattcattcattcaacaattgTTAAGACTTTATACCTTTGCTCCCAACTTCTCTTGTTTTCTCTGGTGAATTGCCTCTACAAtcactccctctccttttttttttttttttttagttttcattttttgtttgttagtttcaAGTGTCTggggttaaatttgaattcaggtcttcctgacttcagagcccagtgctctctccactgtgccaatAAGCTGTCCCATCCCTCCCCTTCTAATTCTCAAGCTCTCTCTGTTTTATCCTTTCCTTGTTAACCTACAAAAATGCTCCatcccttaaaaaaaacaaaacaaacctcaCTTCATCTTGCCATTTCCTCAAGCTATCATCATCCAGCCTTTAGctctcttccttttcaaattcCTGCCCACCTTTCTAATCCTTTTACCTCTTATCCCTCTTAGATCCAGGGACCCTCACCTTCTGGGTGTTTCCCAAACAGGACTCTCCGTCTTTCTCAGTTCTAGTATTCTCTCTAATTGTCCCCCATGTCTGAAatcttctccctcctctgctctgactactgacctccctgccttcctttaagttccaactgaaatcctaccttctacagaaagccttcctCAACCCCTTCTTAATTCCAATCACAAGTTAATCTACTTTGGTTATACTGGGAATTTGGGAGGCAgagagtttgacacctctggagTCTAGTCCAActcccctaattttacaaatgaaaaaactgaggctcaagtaAATTGTCCAAGGTCTCACAGCCAAGTAGGTGAATCAGCCAACATTAAACTCATCCACTTACAACCACTAGCCCAAGACTTCTTAATTTGGAGTCTGTGAACTTTTTCAATCAGGCTGTTACAAGGATCTgcgctccccccttccccccaaaaaagttaagaagttcTGCagtagggacagctagatggcacagtggatgcactggctctggagtgaggagaacctgagttcaaatctggcctcagacacttaacacttcctagctgttgtggtgctgggcaagtcacttaaccccaagtgcctcatcaaaaaaacaaaacaaaacaaaacaaacaaaaaaaaaaaaaaaaaactttaaaaagaagaaggaggtgGGGTCATTGTAGGAGCATTACACCCGGCTGCCTTTCCTGAAGAAACAATAGAGGAAGTTCAGCTTTGTTGCAAATATGGGGCtgaggctggagtcaggaagatctgaattcaaatcttccctaaGACACTTAGAAGTGTCGATtcacctcagttccctcatctaaaaataggaatgataatgaCACCTACCTGCCAGGATtgttgtctgcctcagtttcctcatctgtaaaatagggacaataataacacctacccGCCAGAACTGTTATATCACAAATGAAATATTGGCAAAGTGCactatagaaatattagctatcattctTAAGTGAGCCATAGCGATCGCTTGACTGAGTGATATTTGTGGCAAAAGCTGCCTTCTAACTTCCCTgggtcttcagtttccttatctgcagaaTAAAAAGATTAAAGTTGAGAACGctaaaatctcttccagatcttaatctatgatcccatcatcctttgttttctttaattcaaCGAGCGCTGAATAAACCCTATGTGCAAAGCGCTGGGGATGGAGAGAAATTAAACCGCTCTCATTCAGTCCTAACAAAGAGAGGTATGAATTAATGAGTGGAGGGCAACTGCACTTCTCCGAGCCTTCCCCCATACCCCACCCCGGTGAAGGGTCAAGGCCAGCCGAGCTCCCGGCGGGGCTGATTTTACAAGAAAGTCTGTTCGGTCCGTACCAGTGAGATTTCAAATCGGCCGGAGCAATTAGCAGATGGGCCACGAGGGGGCAGCGCAGCCCCGAATCTGAGGGAGGCCCCGGTCCTCCCCTGCGGAGCTGCGGACTCACGCTTCCACGGCACCAACTACTCGGTTTTATCTCTCTCCCCCCCGCCCCAATTAcctgtaaaagcaatttttaatattcGCTTTTAcatattttgagttccagattctctcctccctttccctccattgagaaggcaagcagtttgatTTCCATTACgagtgcagtcatgcaaaataggTTGCCATATTAGTCACGCTTGTAAAgaaaacacccccccccccaaaaaaaagaaaaagaaagtttaaaacgAAAAAGTAGGCCTTGATCTGCACTGAGCCTCCAGCAGGTAAACAGCATCTTTCATCCTCAATCCTTCGGAATTGTCACAGGTCGCTGGTACACACCGCTTGGGGAGCCAAACCCACTGTTGATTGGCCGAGTTTGGGGGGAAGCGCGGTTAAGAGAGTAGTGGTGGATAAAACTGACCCCGTATTATCCGTGAACCTCATTTATCGGAATCTTTCTGGAGCGAAGgattatagatctagagctgaaagggcaGTCATTTACGCTAGCCCTCTCGTTTTAccgttggggaaactgaggcacaggtgACTTGGGAAGTAGCAAAGGTGAGCTTTGAATGCAGGTGCTTCCAGTACCCCCGATATTCCAGTGCGCGCCCCACATTCGCGCGGTCACATATGCTGCGGCCTCTCCAAGTCGCCCTCCGCAGAGAAGCGCAATTCGCGGGGCGGATGGAGGGAGCGGAGAAGCGGggctctctcttcctcctcaaccCTCGGAAAGTAACACTTGGCCCGCCTCGGGCGACCGGGAACGCCTCGGTGCCTGCAGTTCCCCGATGCGGCCACGAGATGGCTCCAAAGGCCGCGGCTTGGACTGTATAAGGGCCGAGGCCTCCCGCGAGGAGCCCAGCCGCAGCCCCGCCCCCGATGACTAGTCCCGCCCCCGGAGCCACCCCCTGGGCACAGCCCCGCCTCTGACCCCGCCCCTCCCGAGCGGCTCCGGGCCTGTAGTTTCCCGTTCTGACCCATGTGTCCTGGCCGGCCGTGCAGCCATGATCGTGCCGCGGCTCTCCCTGTCCTCCGAGCTGGTCGTGGGCACCGCCGTGCTAGGGGCGGCCTTCGTGAGTGGAGTCTTCCTCGGTGAGCCCCCCGCCCCACCTTCCCACGCCGCGGTGTGCACCCCCAGTGCGCCCACGTGGGCCCCGCAGGAGGGAGGGACCCCTAGAAGGGCAGGGGGGCCTGACGGCTGAGCGCCCTGCTTCCTCCCGCAGGGAGACGGGTCCTTCGGTGGCTATCCGACCCCCAGCAGCGGCGGCGGGGGCGGCGGCTCCTGCCCCCCGAAGACGACCCGCTATGGCAGTATGTGCTGAGCCGCTCCGTGCGGGAGCACCCGGCACTGCGGAGCCTTCGGAAGGTCAGCAGGCAAGGGTCCGGGGAAGCGAGAAATGGGGGCTCGGGCCGGAGCTCGGCGAATGCCTTTGCGCAGCAGGATTTGGGTGGGGGCAGAAGGCCAGTGGCGTTTGGGGGAGCTTGTAAGTCTTTGGTACAGTGGGGGACTGCAGTCCGCGAACCACGCAGTCACCTGCTACCCCATGTTTCCCCAGCTCACCCTGGAGCAGCCACGGGGCCATACCATGATGACCTGTGATCAGGCACAGCTCCTGGCCAACTTGGCTCGGCTCATCCGAGCGCAAAAGGTTTTGGATCTTGGTAAGTGTGCGCATTGGGAGGCCTGGTTGGGGAGCTGGCGATCGGGGGTGTCCCCAGCAAGGCTggccttcccttctcccccctcagCCCCCAACTGTCCATTTGTGCAAGTGCTCTCCACCTGGGCCTCCTTCTCTGGGGCTCATCAGTCCCCCCTTCGCCCCCTTACCCAGCCTGTGTGTCCCCCAGGGTCCTTTACAGGCTATGCCGCCTTGAGTTTGGCCTTGGCGTTGCCCGCCACTGGGCGGGTGGTAGCCTGTGAAATTGATGCTGCTCCCActgagctgggaaggcccttctGGAAAGAGGTGAGTGATGGGCTCTATCCCTCTGCACTGGGCCTGGGACTCTGGGAACTGTAGAAGCTAGGCCCTCTGTACCCCAAGGGCAGCCTCCCTCTGCAGCCGGAGGCCCCCCAAGTTGTGTCCTTTTGGGCCTGTGCTCCAGTCCATGCAAAGTCGGGCTCACAATGGTCTGGCTCCATTTCCCCTTGGTGGTTGGGTGGAGGGTCTGGACTCCTTCCCCTCTGACTCATTTCCCCATTTCAGGCAGGTGAGGAGCACAAGATTGACCTTCGAGTGAAGCCGGCTATGAAGACCCTTGGTAGGTACATAGATTTGGGCCCGTTTCCCAGCCCAAGGCAGCAGGAGTCAGAGCCCAGTGGGTGAGCTAGCACGGAGCAGGGGAACCATTCGTCTCGGACTTTGCCCTCCCTGATAGGAGCAAGGATGGGTTTCTGGGGTCtgcagaagagggaagaaggggtaACCATGAGGTAGATCCCCCTTCTGGGTGTGCTTGGCCAAGTTGGGAAAGAATGAGTCAGAGGACAAAGGACAAAAGCAGAGACTTCCTGTTCTCAGAAGGAAGCCCTAAACCCCTGAATCCAGGCACTAGAGAAAATACTCTAGAAACTCCTTGGGAGCTCCCAGTGTACCTGAGGAGAGAGCCTTGAACGGGGTCTTAATTGTCCTGTTTGCTCCTCCACAGCTTGCGTTCCCCTCCAGCCAAGGGGGCCGACTCCACGGACAGGAGCAGCACAATCAGCTTGGCAGATAAGACAGGGCCTCCCCCCTCCCAAGGCAGCCAGGTGGCGGCCATAGTGTGCTAAGCAGGCTCCTGAGAAGCCATGACCTAGGGGCAGGAAAGGATCAGCCTTCCtagggcagcagcagcagcagcagcatctgtGAAGGCACACTCTGGTCTTGCACGTAGGTCCCGCGTTTATGGCTACTTGTCTAGGAGCGGAGCTGTTTCCCGTGTGTGTGAAGTGTATTCCTGGGGGTGGTGCACACTAGTTTTCTCTTAAGAACCGATTTGTGTTCTAAGCATGGTCTGGAGACAAGTTCTGGTTCTGGCCTTCACTTAGGAGATCCCTTTCACCTCTAAGAACCCTATCCTTGCACTGATTAGTGGCTCTGGAGTTATATCCCTGGCTCTACAAATCAGCCATGGGGACCCTTCAGCCGGGGCTGAGCGGTGTGTTCCCCGGACTAAACCCGGTTTCCTCCATTCAGATGAGCTGCTGGCTGGTGGGGCAGCTGATACCTTTGACATGGCGGTCATCGATGCTGACAAGGAGAACTGTGGCGCCTATTACGAGAAATGTCTGAAGCTTGTTCGGTCTGGTGGGATCGTTGCCATCAGCAACGTAAGTGCTGTAGCTAGCCTTGAGCCTTGGAACTGGGGCTTGGGCCTTAATAATAGACGGACTGAAAGCTTCATGGCAAGGCCCTATGctaaggggtcctcaaactttttaaatagggggccagtccACTGTCCCTcaagactgttggagggccagactatagtaaaaacaaaaacttgttttgtgggcctttaaataaacttcatagccctgggtgagggggataatcgtcctcagctgctgcatctggccctcggggcggtagtttgaggacccctgatatagtGGATAGACTGCTACAATGGGGGAGGTAGGATTTTGAATCTGTGTGCGCCTAAGCGGATCACTTAGCCTCtacttcctcatctgcaaaatggggtatCCTCTGTGGCATTTTTCCAAAGTTGTGCAGATAAAGTTCAACAGAGTTTGTAAACCCTAGAGCTGTATGCAGAAATATTAGGTCATACCTCTCTGAAGGTCTACTGCTTCCCCATAGAACTTAGGATTTAGGCCACCTAGACTTTCTGCCCTTAGCTATCCACAACTACCCCACCCATCTATTTCCCT
Proteins encoded:
- the COMTD1 gene encoding catechol O-methyltransferase domain-containing protein 1 encodes the protein MIVPRLSLSSELVVGTAVLGAAFVSGVFLGRRVLRWLSDPQQRRRGRRLLPPEDDPLWQYVLSRSVREHPALRSLRKLTLEQPRGHTMMTCDQAQLLANLARLIRAQKVLDLGSFTGYAALSLALALPATGRVVACEIDAAPTELGRPFWKEAGEEHKIDLRVKPAMKTLDELLAGGAADTFDMAVIDADKENCGAYYEKCLKLVRSGGIVAISNVLWNGEVLNKPGKGDMAVQCVRDLNERIIRDARVHISLLPLGDGLTLAFKI